The region ATTGGTATTTTTAAGTTCTTCAATTATTTCATCAAGAGTTGAAGCATTTGAATCTATTGGTGATGTACATGGAGCACAGCCTAGACTTCTATATCGTTTGCCGTTTTTAGCAAAATACAAACTAACTACTGGAATATTTTCTCGCCTTATATATTCCCATATATCTAACTCTGTCCAGCCCAAAAGAGGATGTACCCTTATATGGTTTCCCTTTTTAAAATCAGTTTTAAACTGATCCCAAAGTTCTGGTGGTTGATCTGTATAATCCCACTCTGAATCAGAATTCCTCTCGCTGAATACTCTTTCCTTTGATCTTGAACCTTCTTCATCCCTTCTTATGCCGACTATAAGTCCTTCAAACTTATACTTATTTATAACCTGTTGAAGTCCATCCGTCTTTAGTGCCTTACAGCATTCAAGTCTTCCCTTTTGAGGTCCCATTCCTCCATTAATGGCATCCCAGTTAGTATGAACAATTAAATTTAAGTGATATTTTTTAGCTACCTCATCCCTAAACTTAATCATTTCGGGAATTTTATGAGTAGTATCTACATGAATAAGTGGGAATGGACAATTTCCAAAGAAAGCTTTTTGTGCAAGCCAAAGCATTACTGTAGAATCCTTTCCTATAGACCAGAGCATTCCAAGCTTACCGAAATGCTTGTATGCCTCCCTCAGTATATAAATACTTTCTGCTTCTAATCTATCTAAATGATCCATTCAAATTACCTCCTCAATTTTTCTTTTCAAGACCACATTTGTATCTAATGTTTCTTTCAAGTTTTCCAAATAATAATTTATCAAATACAAGCCCAATGACTATTATCACAATCATAACTGCCATGACCTGACTTATATCTCCTAAGTCTCTTCCTGCCATAAGTACCTGTCCTAAGCCCTTTGTAGCTGAAAGCATTTCACCTGCCATAAGCGCTCTCCACGCAAAGGACCATCCCTGCCTCATACCTGATATAATTTCTGGGAGTGCAGAAGGAATTACTACATTAAAATATAATTTTTTCCCCTTTGCTCCCATAGTCTTAGCAGCTTTAACATAAATAGGATTTACATTCTTTATTCCAGCTACTATAGAAAGAGCTATAGAAAAAACAGAACCTATAATAGTTACAAATATTATTGAACTCTCATTAATTCCATACCAGAGTATGGCAAATGGTATCCAACATACACTTGGCAATGTTTGGAGTCCAAGCATAAGCGGCGTTAAATTCTCATCTAAATACTTGAACCTTATGACTAATAATCCCAAAACTGTACCTACTACAAGAGAGATTAAATATCCTACAATAAGTCTTGTTATACTAGCCCCCATAGCCACAAAAAGTGTATTGTCATAAACTAAATATGCAAGAGATGTAATAACATCAAATGGAGATGGAAAAGTATATGCCTTCCATATGGAAAGCTCATCTACAAAGACTTTATAAACCAGCTCCCAAATCATTATCAGAATTATATAAAACAGAACTCTTTTCAAAATCCCAATCACTGTCGTACTCTTCCTTTGCAACCTTCTCCACCTCCTCTTTAAGCTCCTTCATTACTTCCGCAGCAACATAAGCTAAATCAACATTTTCGGCTTTTCTAGGTCTACCCAATTTTATCTCAAATATATTTTTAATCTTCCCTGGATTTGCTGACATTACAACAACTCTGTCAGCAAGAAGTACAGCCTCTTCAACATTGTGAGTTACAAATACTATTGTCTTTTTTGTTTCCCACCATATATTTTGGAGTTCAAGCTGGAGTATGCTTTTAGTCTGGCTATCAAGAGCTGAAAATGGCTCATCCATCAAAAGGACTTCTGAATCGAGTGTTAATGCACGCGCAAGTGCAACTCTTTGTCGCATTCCTCCAGAAAGCTCGTGTATATATGAATTCTGAAATTTAGTGAGATGTACCATTTTAAGATACTTAAGTGCCTTTTCATGCCTTTCTTCCTGAGGCACATTTTTGATTTTCATTCCAAATTCAACATTGTCTATAACCTTAAGCCATGGAAAAAGTGCAGAATCTTGAAACATAAAAGCTCTATCCGGTCCTGGTTTTTTTATTTCTACATTATTTAAATACACTTTTCCCTTTGTAGGCTTTTCAAGGCCGGCTAGTATATTGAGCAGTGTGGATTTTCCGCAGCCAGAAGGTCCAAGTAAACATATAAATTCTCCATTTTTTATGGAAAGATTTATGTCTTCTAAAGTGTGTGTCTTTTTTTCTCTGGATATGAAATCTTTACTTACTCCCTTTATTTCTATTCCCAAATCTCTTCCTCCTCCCCTACAAACTAATAAGAATATTATTGTACTTGAGTTTTTCCTTCCGCTTTAAGTACTTTATTTAAAAGCTCAAAATCAAACATATTTTTAAGATCAGCTTTTTTCCTTATAAATCCTTCCTTTAAAGACCAATCTGCCATTTCTACAATTGCCTGTTTTTCAGGATCATTTGTAACTTTAATTCTCTTAAAAGATGAATCCAATATATCCTTAGATAATTCCTGACCCGTTACCTCTTTAAGCTGTTTATTTACGCTGTCTTCCGCCTTATCAGTATTCTTATTTATTTCATCAGTTTCTTTTACATTGTTTTTTAGGAATTTTTCTACTATATCCGGATGATCTTTTATAAATTCTTTCCTTGCAACAACCACCGCCGTTGGATATTTGCCTTTTCTCCATATGCCATCGTAATCAAGCACAACATTAGCATTAACTTCTTTTACAAGTCTTGAACCCCATGGTTCTGGTACCAATGCTGCATCTATTGAACCTTTATCCAAAAGAATTTTTATATCAGGATTCTCAGCTTGAACTATTTCCACATTTCCACCCTTTGCTTTATCCTTTAATCCATTTTCCGATAAAAGAATTCTAAGATTTAAATCCTGAGTATTACCAAATTGAGGTATTGCAACCTTTTTGCCCTTTAAGTCCTTAACGCTTTTGATGTTAGCACCCTTTCTTGAAACGAGTATTGCTGCTGCGTCTGCTGTTCCTGAAATTACTTGAACATCACCTTTTGACTTTGTATAAGCATTTATTGCAGGCCCAGGTCCAATATATCCTATATCAACTCCTCCTGCTAAAAATGCTTCTACCTCTGAAGAACCCGCATTGAACTTCTGCCATTTTACTTTAATACTATTTCCTAAAGCTTTTTGGAGCGAACCATCTTGTTTCTGAAGTAATGCTTGTGAATGTGTTACATTCGGAAAATATGCCACTCTAACCTGTGAAATTTTTTTATTTTTTTCTGCACAGCCTGATAGAATTCCTATAACTACTGTGGTAATTATAATAAGGCTGACTATTCTATCCTTTTTCATTTCACTTTCCTCCACTAATATTTATTTGATTCCTTTCTATTGGTTCTTATAATGGCCTCTTCGCTGCTTGGATTAACCATATGCCAGTTAAGCTTATCTCCTTCCTCACTTACATACATATATGAACCATTTCCTCCTATATCAGCACCGAGAAAATACTTTATTGCTTTAAATTTGCATTCCTTGAGACAAGCAGTACATCCCCAACAATCCTTAGGATATTTTATAAAGACTTTTCCATTTTCATTTTCTTCTATCAAACTTCCAGGACAAACATTTACGCACCTTTTACACCCAATGCATTTATTTACATCGATTTTAATGCTCATAAATCTCATCCCTTCCAATAAGTTTTCTAAATAAAATATTTACTTTTCCATCTTTATAAACAGAGTTTACATATTTAAGCCAGTTTTTATCATCCTTATTTTTATAACTATCATTTTCTTCATAGCATTTCCATCTAGTCTCTTTTCTAGCTTTGAGATGAGCAATAACAACCTTTGCCACATATAATCTATCAATTAATTCGTAAATAGATAAAAGTTCATGCTGATTTTTAGCTTTTAGCTTGTAAGAAAGTCTTAAAAGTTCATCTATTCTTTTCTCTGCTATATTAAGCTTCTCTTCTGTATAGCTGTAATGCCGAGATATTCCCCCTGAATACTCGTCCATAGTCTTCTGCATAGCTTCCTCTATTTGCTCTGTATCAAATTCACTTTCACCATTAAAAAATCTTTCTACACGTTGCATATATTCGTGTATTTTACTTTCTGGAATTGTAACAAGTTTTTTTCCTTCAATATAGCAAGCCGCACTTTCCCCTGCTATTTGCCCCTCTGCAAAACACCCTGTAACATATTTCTTAGGGCTTCCTCCTGACACATCTCCAGCTGCATAAAGTCCCTCTAAAGTAGTTCTTCTTTTAGTATCAACCCAATAGCCACTTGCTCCATGTCCACCTACTATATAAGGCTCTGTACCCTCGATTTCTATATTTTGCTTAGAAGGATTTATTTTTCTATCAAACCAACTTAAAGCCTCTGCTGGAGCCATATTTAAATATGCTTTAAATAAGTCCTGAACTTGATTTTCCGTGATTCCCTTTGTCTTTAAATAGCATGGTCCATTTCCCCTTAAGTTTTCCATGACAGTGCTGTACAATCTATTTATAGTTGTAGGTTTGCCATAATTTTTAACATATTCCTCTGAAAATCCATTAACCTGAGGGGTTTTAACTCCCTGAGCTATAGTTCCCGTTGGTGCAATCGTGTCCTTACACCTTAATGCAATGAATCTCATTTCAAAAGTAGTCATTTCAGCTCCAGCCCTTATTCCCATGGCATATCCTGCACCTGTATTAAAAGGTGAGTACCACATTTTATGTCTTGAAAACCCTGGATTGTTAGGTTTATATATTCCTGAAGCTCCACCTGTTGTGCATATAACTGCTTTTGAATAAATAATATAGACCCTAGGCTCTTTAATTGAAAAACCCAAAGCTCCTATAACTCTTCCATCAGCCACAATATAGTCAAAAACATTTACTCCATTTAAAACTTTTATATTGTTTTTTTTATTCACAGCTTCAGCTAAAATAGGCTTTATATTTTCTCCGTTTATTTTTATACTTCTTTTTCCCCTTGGAACATACTTTCCACTGTCATCCTTTAATATGGTTAGACCCATTTCTTCTATTTCTCGTGTAACTTCATTAAGTCTTTTTGCTGCTGTATAAATCAAATCTTCTCTAACTACATCATTAAATTCTTTCTTCACATAGTCCACGAAGGAATCGGGAGTTTCATCTTCAGTTATGTACGCATTTAAAGCATTTACTCCAGCAGCAAGACAGCCGCTTCTTTTAATATTAGCTTTTTCTACAATTAATATTTGAATGCTAGGTTTTTTTGCCGCACTTATAGCTGCAAAACATCCAGCTGTACCTCCCCCTATTATGAGAAGATCAGTTTTTAAAATATCATATGATAACTTCATTCCACCCTCCTAAAAAATTTCATGTTCCTTTAAATATTTCACTATTTTATCTACGCATTGCTTTTCAGTCTTTTGAAAGGTCTTAACTGTTATTTCAGGATTGTCTGGCTTTTCATAAGGAGAATCTATCCCTGTAAAGTTCTTAATTCTACCATCTCTAGCCTTCCTATATATTCCCTTTGGATCTCTCTTCTCACAAACATCAAGCGGACAGTCTACATAAACTTCTACAAAATCTTCTCCTAAGAGCTTTCTAGCACTATTTCTGTCCTTCTTAAAAGGGGATATAAATGTGGTTATTGTTATAATTCCTGCATCAACAAATAGTTTTGCAACTTCAGAAACCCTTCTTATATTTTCAGTTCTATCTTCACTTGTAAAACCAAGATCAGAATTAAGCCCGTACCTTAAATTGTCGCCATCCAATAAATATGTCAAGTACCCCATATCATAAAGTCTACCTTCAAGCATTGATGCAACTGTGGATTTGCCGGAACCCGAAAGCCCAGTAAACCACAAAACTACTCCCTTTTGTTTTAAAACTTTTTCCCTATTTTCTCTCTTTATTCTAGTATCCTGCCAGACTATATTAGTACTTTTTTTATTCTCCATACCATCACCTCAAATAGCTTCTAAAGCTCTATCTATGTCTTCCAATATATCATCTACATCCTCTATTCCAACGGATAGTCTTAGTAAATCATCATATACTGCCATTTTTTCTCTTTCTTCCGGCGTATTGCTTGAACATATAGTAGAGGCTGGATGTATTATTATAGTTTTGCAATCTCCTATGTTTGTAAGATCCAATATGAGTTTTAATTTTCCCAGAAACTTAAATGCATTTTCTTTGCTGCCGAGCCTGAAGGTAAGTATGCCTGAAGCTCCATTTTTATAATACTTTTCCGCTAATTCATAATATTTTGAGCTCTTAAGATTTGGATAATTTACACTAGTTACCTTAGGGCTTTTCTCTAAATATTCCGCTACCTTCATAGCGTTTTTACAGTGCTGTTTCATTCTTAGCGCTAAAGTTTCAACACCTGTTAAAGATAAAAATGCATTAAAAGGTGACATTGCTGCACCAATATCAACACCTATAGTACTCTTTAATTTGGCAGTAAAAGCCAACTTTCCATACTTTTTAGCATACTCATGAAAATTTTCATATCTATAGTTTTTATATTTTTGACTTCCGCAATCTACTATTGTTCCACCTATAGCATTAGAAGTACCATTAATATACTTCGATGTAGAGTGAATTATAATATCAGCTCCGTATTCTATAGGACTTATTAAACACGGTGTTGAAATAGTAGAATCAACCATAAAAATTATTCCCTTTTGGTTGCAAACTTTTCCTACTGTTTCAGCATCTAAAATATCTAGTTTAGGATTTCCTATAGTCTCAGCATAAACGAGTTTTGTACTCTTCGTTATATTGTTAAGAAGGCTCTCTTCATTTATTTCCTCTAAAAATATGACTTTGACCCCGATATCCTTTAAATTAGAAATAAGAGTATACGTTCCTCCATAAAGACCAGTTGAAGCGATTATTTCATCACCGGGACTAACAATATTAGTAATTGCCATATATATAGCACTCATGCCAGATGCTGCTGAAGTTGCTGTAAGCCCTCCTTCAATGCTTGCCATCCTTCTTTCAAAAGCTAAAACAGTTGGATTAGATAGTCTGCTGTACACATATCCC is a window of Clostridium pasteurianum DNA encoding:
- the cysD gene encoding sulfate adenylyltransferase subunit CysD, coding for MDHLDRLEAESIYILREAYKHFGKLGMLWSIGKDSTVMLWLAQKAFFGNCPFPLIHVDTTHKIPEMIKFRDEVAKKYHLNLIVHTNWDAINGGMGPQKGRLECCKALKTDGLQQVINKYKFEGLIVGIRRDEEGSRSKERVFSERNSDSEWDYTDQPPELWDQFKTDFKKGNHIRVHPLLGWTELDIWEYIRRENIPVVSLYFAKNGKRYRSLGCAPCTSPIDSNASTLDEIIEELKNTNETERSGRAQDKADPHALEKLRKHGYM
- a CDS encoding ABC transporter permease, with amino-acid sequence MIWELVYKVFVDELSIWKAYTFPSPFDVITSLAYLVYDNTLFVAMGASITRLIVGYLISLVVGTVLGLLVIRFKYLDENLTPLMLGLQTLPSVCWIPFAILWYGINESSIIFVTIIGSVFSIALSIVAGIKNVNPIYVKAAKTMGAKGKKLYFNVVIPSALPEIISGMRQGWSFAWRALMAGEMLSATKGLGQVLMAGRDLGDISQVMAVMIVIIVIGLVFDKLLFGKLERNIRYKCGLEKKN
- a CDS encoding ABC transporter ATP-binding protein, translating into MGIEIKGVSKDFISREKKTHTLEDINLSIKNGEFICLLGPSGCGKSTLLNILAGLEKPTKGKVYLNNVEIKKPGPDRAFMFQDSALFPWLKVIDNVEFGMKIKNVPQEERHEKALKYLKMVHLTKFQNSYIHELSGGMRQRVALARALTLDSEVLLMDEPFSALDSQTKSILQLELQNIWWETKKTIVFVTHNVEEAVLLADRVVVMSANPGKIKNIFEIKLGRPRKAENVDLAYVAAEVMKELKEEVEKVAKEEYDSDWDFEKSSVLYNSDNDLGAGL
- a CDS encoding aliphatic sulfonate ABC transporter substrate-binding protein produces the protein MKKDRIVSLIIITTVVIGILSGCAEKNKKISQVRVAYFPNVTHSQALLQKQDGSLQKALGNSIKVKWQKFNAGSSEVEAFLAGGVDIGYIGPGPAINAYTKSKGDVQVISGTADAAAILVSRKGANIKSVKDLKGKKVAIPQFGNTQDLNLRILLSENGLKDKAKGGNVEIVQAENPDIKILLDKGSIDAALVPEPWGSRLVKEVNANVVLDYDGIWRKGKYPTAVVVARKEFIKDHPDIVEKFLKNNVKETDEINKNTDKAEDSVNKQLKEVTGQELSKDILDSSFKRIKVTNDPEKQAIVEMADWSLKEGFIRKKADLKNMFDFELLNKVLKAEGKTQVQ
- a CDS encoding 4Fe-4S dicluster domain-containing protein yields the protein MSIKIDVNKCIGCKRCVNVCPGSLIEENENGKVFIKYPKDCWGCTACLKECKFKAIKYFLGADIGGNGSYMYVSEEGDKLNWHMVNPSSEEAIIRTNRKESNKY
- a CDS encoding adenylyl-sulfate reductase subunit alpha, whose product is MKLSYDILKTDLLIIGGGTAGCFAAISAAKKPSIQILIVEKANIKRSGCLAAGVNALNAYITEDETPDSFVDYVKKEFNDVVREDLIYTAAKRLNEVTREIEEMGLTILKDDSGKYVPRGKRSIKINGENIKPILAEAVNKKNNIKVLNGVNVFDYIVADGRVIGALGFSIKEPRVYIIYSKAVICTTGGASGIYKPNNPGFSRHKMWYSPFNTGAGYAMGIRAGAEMTTFEMRFIALRCKDTIAPTGTIAQGVKTPQVNGFSEEYVKNYGKPTTINRLYSTVMENLRGNGPCYLKTKGITENQVQDLFKAYLNMAPAEALSWFDRKINPSKQNIEIEGTEPYIVGGHGASGYWVDTKRRTTLEGLYAAGDVSGGSPKKYVTGCFAEGQIAGESAACYIEGKKLVTIPESKIHEYMQRVERFFNGESEFDTEQIEEAMQKTMDEYSGGISRHYSYTEEKLNIAEKRIDELLRLSYKLKAKNQHELLSIYELIDRLYVAKVVIAHLKARKETRWKCYEENDSYKNKDDKNWLKYVNSVYKDGKVNILFRKLIGRDEIYEH
- the cysC gene encoding adenylyl-sulfate kinase; protein product: MENKKSTNIVWQDTRIKRENREKVLKQKGVVLWFTGLSGSGKSTVASMLEGRLYDMGYLTYLLDGDNLRYGLNSDLGFTSEDRTENIRRVSEVAKLFVDAGIITITTFISPFKKDRNSARKLLGEDFVEVYVDCPLDVCEKRDPKGIYRKARDGRIKNFTGIDSPYEKPDNPEITVKTFQKTEKQCVDKIVKYLKEHEIF
- a CDS encoding O-acetylhomoserine aminocarboxypropyltransferase/cysteine synthase family protein, translating into MRFSTKLIHGNYNLEKTGATNVPIYMSNAYAHSSPAELENIFKGKFPGYVYSRLSNPTVLAFERRMASIEGGLTATSAASGMSAIYMAITNIVSPGDEIIASTGLYGGTYTLISNLKDIGVKVIFLEEINEESLLNNITKSTKLVYAETIGNPKLDILDAETVGKVCNQKGIIFMVDSTISTPCLISPIEYGADIIIHSTSKYINGTSNAIGGTIVDCGSQKYKNYRYENFHEYAKKYGKLAFTAKLKSTIGVDIGAAMSPFNAFLSLTGVETLALRMKQHCKNAMKVAEYLEKSPKVTSVNYPNLKSSKYYELAEKYYKNGASGILTFRLGSKENAFKFLGKLKLILDLTNIGDCKTIIIHPASTICSSNTPEEREKMAVYDDLLRLSVGIEDVDDILEDIDRALEAI